A single window of Nicotiana sylvestris chromosome 3, ASM39365v2, whole genome shotgun sequence DNA harbors:
- the LOC104246716 gene encoding mitogen-activated protein kinase kinase 9 — MALVRERRQLNLRLPLPEPSERRPRFPLPLPPSSISTTNSTANTTTTTAPTTTISISELEKLKVLGHGNGGTVYKVRHKRTSAIYALKVVHGDSDPEVRRQILREISILRRTDSPYVIKCHGVIDMPGGDIGILMEYMNVGTLESLLKSQATFTELSLAKIAKQVLSGLDYLHNHKIIHRDLKPSNLLVNREMEVKIADFGVSKIMCRTLDPCNSYVGTCAYMSPERFDPDTYGVNYNGYAADIWSLGLTLMELYMGHFPFLPPGQRPDWATLMCAICFGEPPSLPEGTSENFRDFIECCLQKESSKRWSAQQLLQHPFILSIDLKST; from the coding sequence ATGGCCTTAGTACGAGAACGTCGACAGCTCAATCTCCGACTTCCCTTACCGGAGCCCTCCGAACGCCGCCCTCGTTTCCCCTTACCCCTCCCTCCTTCTTCCATCTCCACCACCAACTCCACCGCTAACACCACCACCACAACTGCTCCCACCACTACTATCTCCATCTCGGAACTCGAAAAGCTTAAGGTTCTCGGTCACGGAAACGGCGGAACTGTGTACAAAGTCCGCCACAAACGCACATCCGCAATCTACGCTCTCAAAGTTGTTCACGGCGATAGCGACCCCGAGGTTCGCCGTCAGATCCTCCGTGAAATCTCTATCCTTCGCCGGACGGATTCTCCCTACGTCATCAAGTGTCACGGTGTCATCGACATGCCCGGCGGTGACATCGGTATCCTTATGGAGTACATGAACGTCGGCACACTCGAAAGTCTTTTAAAATCACAAGCAACTTTCACCGAACTGAGCTTAGCAAAAATCGCTAAGCAAGTACTTAGTGGACTCGACTACTTACACAATCACAAAATCATTCATAGAGATTTAAAACCTTCGAACCTTCTAGTAAATCGCGAGATGGAAGTGAAAATCGCCGATTTCGGAGTGAGTAAAATCATGTGCAGGACTTTAGATCCTTGCAATTCATACGTTGGAACTTGTGCTTATATGAGCCCAGAAAGGTTTGATCCAGACACTTATGGAGTTAACTACAACGGTTACGCAGCTGATATTTGGAGTTTGGGCTTGACTTTAATGGAACTATATATGGGCCACTTTCCGTTCCTGCCACCGGGTCAGAGACCGGACTGGGCTACACTAATGTGCGCCATATGCTTCGGTGAGCCGCCCAGTTTGCCGGAAGGGACGTCGGAAAATTTCAGAGATTTTATCGAGTGTTGTTTACAGAAAGAATCCAGTAAAAGGTGGAGCGCTCAGCAACTTTTGCAACATCCGTTTATACTGAGCATCGATTTGAAGTCCACGTAA